One genomic region from Clostridium saccharobutylicum DSM 13864 encodes:
- a CDS encoding aminopeptidase P family protein — translation MDKDVYKQNRNRFMDKIEDNSIVILFAGNAPKKTGDELYQFTPNRNFYYLTGIQEENHIVVLTKFKGKVSEKLFLKELDLAKEMWTGKTLRDYEGKEISGIEDSVYMNEFYPYVNKLIQGTEKVNLYLDLDRESIEEADSNGISFAGKIKNKYPQLVVKNLINKITELRMIKSKEEIAEMQKAIDITISGVESLMRNSKAGMKEYQLEAYFNFECRTRGVKDFAFRTIAATGKNATTLHYVDNDSELKDGDLILFDLGAQWNCYNGDITRTFPVNGKFTERQKAVYEAVLRVNKAVIEKIKPGVVYKELNTWSRDLIAEECIKLGIIKEKQEVSKYYWHSIGHNLGLDTHDVEPQGRDFVFEEGMVFTVEPGIYIGEESIGVRIEDDVLVTQNGCEVLTKNMIKEVKEIEEFMN, via the coding sequence ATGGATAAAGATGTTTACAAACAAAATAGAAATAGATTTATGGACAAGATAGAAGATAATTCGATAGTTATATTATTTGCTGGAAATGCGCCTAAAAAAACAGGGGATGAATTATATCAGTTTACGCCAAATAGAAACTTTTATTATTTAACAGGAATTCAAGAAGAAAATCATATTGTTGTATTAACTAAATTTAAGGGAAAAGTAAGTGAAAAATTATTTTTAAAGGAATTAGATTTAGCAAAAGAAATGTGGACTGGGAAAACTTTAAGAGATTATGAGGGAAAAGAGATTTCGGGAATAGAAGATTCAGTATATATGAATGAGTTTTATCCTTATGTTAATAAATTGATTCAAGGAACAGAAAAAGTTAATTTATATTTAGATTTAGATAGAGAGAGTATTGAAGAAGCAGATTCTAATGGAATTAGTTTTGCAGGAAAGATTAAAAATAAATATCCTCAATTAGTAGTAAAAAACCTTATAAATAAAATTACAGAATTAAGGATGATTAAATCTAAAGAGGAAATAGCTGAGATGCAAAAAGCAATAGATATAACAATCAGTGGAGTTGAGTCCTTAATGCGTAATTCTAAAGCAGGAATGAAAGAGTATCAACTTGAAGCGTATTTTAATTTTGAATGTAGGACTAGAGGCGTTAAGGATTTTGCATTTAGAACAATAGCAGCTACAGGAAAGAACGCAACTACTCTTCATTATGTTGACAATGATAGTGAATTGAAAGATGGAGATTTAATATTATTTGATCTGGGAGCACAATGGAATTGCTATAATGGAGATATAACAAGAACTTTTCCTGTTAACGGAAAATTTACTGAAAGGCAAAAAGCAGTTTATGAAGCTGTGCTTAGAGTAAATAAGGCAGTTATTGAAAAAATAAAACCTGGAGTTGTTTATAAAGAACTTAATACATGGTCTAGAGATTTAATTGCTGAAGAATGTATTAAACTAGGGATTATAAAAGAAAAACAAGAAGTAAGCAAATATTATTGGCATAGTATAGGTCATAACTTGGGGTTAGATACTCATGATGTAGAGCCACAAGGCAGAGATTTTGTGTTTGAAGAAGGTATGGTATTTACTGTAGAACCAGGAATTTATATAGGGGAAGAAAGCATTGGAGTAAGAATAGAAGATGATGTTTTAGTTACTCAAAATGGATGTGAAGTTTTAACTAAAAATATGATTAAAGAAGTTAAGGAAATTGAAGAATTTATGAATTAG
- a CDS encoding ABC1 kinase family protein has product MNKKSSNRFKEIIKVFARYGLGYIFDSKNPQDKKSPENLRKAFEELGPTFIKIGQVLSTRPDLLPREYIEELVKLQDSVQEEKFENMKTVFENSLGIKMNEAFKEINFIPIASASIAQVYEGILNDDREVVIKIQRPDIYKNIQLDIAILIRILRFTKAKIKMSIIDPIEVLEEIESSTREELNFVLEADNIKRFREYNKNVAPVYAPYVIEELLSDRVLVLEKINGFKINSTQALRENGYDTNDIANKLALSYCKQVFEDGFFHGDPHPGNILISRGKLCFLDFGIMGHINHSMKKWLNLAIISIATKDKERLVNCILSIGIKKGKVNKLDLYDAISYMFDTYLETSIKNIKISVLMQEIWHITIKNNIQLPKELVSLIRSLIILEGVVSELDPELEIVNVIVSFIRSKNRFVILNCLEKEELVISMYSFVRDSIKIPSKTLEVLNKLSAGESKVELKVKDISNIIIQINKMVNRITQGILISALILSSSLIISNNVKPTYNDISLIGIIGYIIAFIFAIKLLISMAKACEYKKNNKK; this is encoded by the coding sequence ATGAATAAGAAATCTTCAAATAGGTTTAAGGAAATAATAAAGGTTTTTGCAAGATATGGCTTGGGATATATTTTTGATAGTAAAAATCCACAAGATAAAAAATCACCTGAAAATTTAAGAAAAGCATTTGAAGAATTAGGACCAACTTTTATAAAAATAGGCCAAGTATTAAGTACACGTCCAGATTTATTACCCAGGGAATATATTGAGGAATTAGTAAAACTTCAAGACTCAGTGCAAGAGGAAAAGTTTGAAAATATGAAGACAGTTTTTGAAAATTCATTAGGTATTAAAATGAACGAAGCATTTAAAGAAATCAATTTTATACCGATAGCATCTGCATCTATAGCACAAGTTTATGAGGGAATACTAAATGATGATAGAGAAGTAGTCATTAAGATACAACGTCCAGACATTTATAAAAACATACAGCTTGATATAGCAATATTAATTAGAATACTTAGATTTACCAAAGCAAAAATAAAAATGTCTATAATTGATCCTATAGAGGTATTAGAAGAAATAGAATCATCAACGAGGGAAGAGTTAAATTTTGTATTAGAGGCAGATAATATTAAAAGATTTAGGGAATATAATAAGAATGTAGCTCCAGTATATGCGCCATATGTTATAGAGGAATTATTAAGTGATAGGGTTTTAGTGCTTGAAAAAATAAATGGGTTTAAAATAAATTCAACGCAAGCACTTAGAGAAAATGGATATGATACTAATGATATTGCAAATAAGCTGGCATTATCTTATTGCAAGCAAGTATTTGAAGATGGATTTTTTCATGGTGATCCTCATCCGGGAAATATACTTATATCTAGGGGAAAATTATGTTTTTTGGATTTTGGAATAATGGGGCATATAAATCATTCGATGAAAAAGTGGCTTAATTTAGCTATAATTTCAATAGCAACTAAAGATAAAGAGAGATTAGTAAACTGTATATTATCTATAGGTATAAAAAAGGGAAAAGTAAATAAGTTAGATCTATATGATGCAATTTCATATATGTTTGACACATATTTGGAAACTTCAATAAAGAATATAAAGATATCTGTATTAATGCAAGAAATATGGCATATAACTATAAAAAATAACATACAATTACCCAAAGAGCTAGTATCACTTATACGAAGTCTTATAATATTGGAAGGTGTTGTATCAGAGTTAGATCCGGAATTAGAAATTGTAAATGTTATAGTTTCTTTTATAAGGTCAAAAAATAGATTTGTAATTCTTAATTGTTTAGAAAAAGAAGAATTAGTAATATCTATGTATTCATTTGTTAGAGATTCGATTAAGATTCCAAGTAAAACGTTAGAGGTGCTAAACAAATTATCTGCAGGTGAATCAAAAGTTGAGTTGAAAGTTAAAGACATAAGTAATATTATAATTCAAATAAATAAGATGGTTAATAGAATAACGCAAGGAATTTTAATATCTGCACTAATATTATCTTCTTCTTTAATAATAAGCAATAATGTTAAACCAACATATAATGACATATCTTTAATAGGTATAATAGGATATATAATAGCTTTTATTTTTGCTATTAAGCTTTTAATATCAATGGCAAAAGCTTGTGAGTATAAAAAGAATAATAAGAAATAA
- the metG gene encoding methionine--tRNA ligase — MCKDCKKPYYITTPIYYPSTKLHIGNTYTTVAADALARFKRLTGYDVMFLTGTDEHGQKIQRIAEEKGITPKEHVDEVVAGIKDLWEMMNISYDKFIRTTDDYHVKSVQKIVEKLYEQGDIYKDSYEGWYCTPCESFWTDTQLENGNCPDCGRPVEKSKEEAYFFKMSKYADRLIKYIEENPEFIQPESRKNEMLNNFLRPGLQDLCISRTSFDWGIPVTFDPKHVVYVWIDALSNYVTALGYGQENTELYDKFWPADVHLIGKDILRFHTIYWPIMLMALDMPLPKQVFGHGWLLVDGGKMSKSKGNVVDPVVLVNEFGVDAVRYYLLKEIPFGADGLFNNEIFIKKINSDLCNDLGNLLSRTVAMVEKYFGGEMPAQAEKEAIDDELINLALAAPGKIEEAINELNIPKAIEYVFEVIGRANKYIDETTPWILAKDESKKARLGTVLYNLAESLRFASIMISAFLPETANKINEQINTTEISWESLKSFDGTKAGTKVVKADNLFPRIDVDKKLEELEALKAAQAPAKREITPIKEEITIDDFEKVDLRVVKVLACESIKGAKKLLKLKVDLGGEERQVVSGISKFYKPEEIVGKNVVLVANLKPVKLRGELSQGMILCAATDDDSILKAVDPGELPTGSIVR; from the coding sequence ATGTGTAAAGATTGTAAGAAACCATATTATATAACAACACCAATTTATTATCCATCAACAAAGCTACATATAGGAAATACATATACTACTGTAGCAGCTGATGCTTTAGCTAGATTTAAGAGATTAACAGGTTATGATGTAATGTTCTTAACTGGAACAGATGAACATGGTCAAAAGATTCAAAGAATCGCTGAAGAAAAAGGAATCACACCAAAAGAACATGTAGACGAAGTGGTTGCAGGAATTAAAGATCTTTGGGAAATGATGAATATTAGCTATGATAAATTTATCAGAACAACTGATGATTATCATGTTAAATCAGTTCAAAAGATAGTTGAAAAGTTATATGAACAAGGAGATATTTATAAGGATTCTTATGAAGGCTGGTATTGTACACCTTGTGAATCATTCTGGACTGATACTCAATTAGAAAATGGAAACTGTCCTGATTGTGGAAGACCAGTTGAAAAATCTAAAGAAGAAGCTTATTTCTTTAAGATGAGCAAATATGCAGATAGATTAATAAAGTACATTGAAGAAAATCCTGAATTCATTCAACCAGAATCAAGAAAAAATGAAATGTTAAACAACTTCTTAAGACCAGGTCTTCAAGATCTTTGTATTTCAAGAACTAGCTTTGACTGGGGAATTCCAGTAACTTTTGATCCAAAGCATGTTGTATATGTATGGATTGATGCATTGTCAAACTATGTAACTGCACTTGGATACGGTCAAGAAAATACTGAATTATATGATAAGTTCTGGCCAGCAGATGTACATTTAATAGGAAAAGATATTTTAAGATTCCATACAATTTATTGGCCAATAATGTTAATGGCTTTAGATATGCCACTTCCAAAACAAGTATTTGGTCATGGATGGTTACTTGTTGACGGTGGAAAAATGTCAAAATCTAAAGGAAATGTAGTAGATCCTGTTGTTCTTGTAAATGAATTTGGAGTGGATGCAGTAAGATATTATTTATTGAAAGAAATTCCATTTGGAGCAGATGGACTATTTAATAATGAAATATTTATAAAGAAGATAAATTCAGATCTTTGTAATGATTTAGGGAACCTTTTATCAAGAACAGTTGCAATGGTTGAAAAGTATTTTGGTGGAGAAATGCCAGCACAAGCTGAAAAAGAAGCTATTGATGATGAATTAATTAACTTAGCATTAGCAGCACCAGGAAAAATTGAAGAAGCAATTAATGAATTAAATATACCAAAGGCTATAGAATATGTTTTTGAAGTAATAGGAAGAGCCAATAAGTATATAGATGAGACAACTCCATGGATATTAGCTAAAGATGAAAGTAAAAAGGCTAGACTTGGAACAGTTCTTTATAATTTAGCTGAAAGCTTAAGATTTGCATCAATAATGATTTCTGCATTCTTACCAGAAACAGCTAACAAGATTAATGAACAAATTAATACTACAGAAATTTCATGGGAATCATTAAAGTCATTTGATGGAACTAAGGCAGGAACTAAGGTAGTAAAAGCTGATAACTTATTTCCAAGAATAGATGTAGATAAGAAGTTAGAAGAATTAGAAGCTTTAAAAGCAGCTCAAGCACCAGCTAAGAGAGAAATTACACCTATAAAAGAAGAAATAACAATAGACGATTTTGAAAAGGTTGATTTAAGAGTAGTAAAAGTATTAGCATGTGAATCAATAAAGGGAGCTAAGAAATTATTAAAATTAAAAGTTGATTTAGGTGGAGAAGAAAGACAAGTGGTTTCTGGAATATCTAAGTTCTATAAACCAGAAGAAATAGTAGGTAAAAATGTAGTTTTAGTTGCTAACTTAAAGCCAGTAAAATTAAGAGGGGAATTATCACAAGGAATGATTTTATGTGCTGCAACAGATGATGACAGTATATTAAAAGCTGTAGATCCAGGTGAACTTCCAACTGGCAGCATAGTAAGATAG
- a CDS encoding phasin family protein: MLEEAKKLFLTGIGAAAMTYDKAIEAVDQLVKKGKLTVDEGRELSEELKREVKGKAETVKVKANEKIEEIKPRTKDDVIKIIKEFNFATKEDIADIKNKISELEKKITDKQ, from the coding sequence ATATTAGAAGAAGCAAAAAAGTTATTTTTAACCGGGATTGGTGCTGCGGCAATGACATATGATAAAGCAATAGAGGCAGTAGATCAATTGGTTAAGAAAGGTAAACTCACAGTTGACGAAGGAAGAGAATTATCAGAAGAGTTAAAGCGTGAAGTTAAGGGAAAGGCTGAGACAGTTAAAGTTAAAGCAAATGAGAAGATTGAAGAAATAAAACCTAGGACTAAGGATGATGTAATAAAGATAATTAAAGAGTTTAATTTTGCAACTAAAGAAGATATAGCTGATATAAAAAACAAAATTTCAGAATTAGAGAAAAAAATAACAGATAAACAATAG
- the metG gene encoding methionine--tRNA ligase, which translates to MNVIIGNAWPYANGELHLGRIAVLLPGDVLARYHRLMGDDVVFVSGSDSHGTPVTIKAKEDGITPEEASIKYHEKIKACFEKLGFSFDIFTKTHTEYHSNKVKEFIKELYNKGYIYEKNVEQMYCEHCKQYLLDRYIEGACPACGGHAIGDQCDDCSEIFESEELLHKKCVFCKSEPIIKETKHLFFALSKFENDVKRIYIRQNGWRENAQKITKRYLDEGLRDRGVTRDFNWGIDVPLEGYEDKKIYVWIEAVMGYLTASMKCINEREEDYMEYWNGNDSRIYFVHGKDNIPFHTVIFPAILSGLGIKNPNIREISSEYLKLEGKNFSAVKNWAVWADYILDNYNVDLIRYYLILNGPEVKDSDFTWKGFITTNNVDLVGLFGNLINRILTFVNNNFNGEIPSGKMDTEIRNKIFNLYCEVGDKIEEGRFKSALESVFNMVRMTNKFFDDEKPWITVKDNREKCTQSIYTCIQFIANLSNLIEPFMPFAAQKIRNFLDIKNAVWMPIEIKSGKINNVEILFERIDKKRIDEEKDRLLHKKY; encoded by the coding sequence GTGAATGTAATAATAGGTAATGCCTGGCCATATGCTAATGGAGAACTTCATTTGGGAAGGATAGCAGTATTGCTTCCAGGGGATGTATTAGCTAGATACCATAGATTAATGGGAGATGATGTGGTTTTTGTTTCAGGTAGTGACTCTCATGGAACACCAGTAACAATTAAAGCAAAAGAAGACGGAATTACTCCAGAGGAAGCAAGTATAAAGTATCATGAAAAAATTAAGGCATGTTTTGAAAAATTAGGCTTTTCCTTTGATATATTTACTAAAACTCATACGGAATATCATTCAAATAAAGTTAAAGAGTTTATAAAAGAGTTATATAATAAAGGATATATTTATGAAAAAAATGTAGAACAAATGTATTGTGAACATTGCAAACAATATCTTTTAGATAGATATATTGAGGGTGCTTGTCCAGCTTGCGGAGGGCATGCAATTGGAGATCAATGTGATGATTGTTCAGAAATATTTGAAAGTGAAGAGTTATTACATAAGAAATGTGTATTTTGTAAATCAGAACCTATAATAAAAGAAACAAAGCACTTATTTTTTGCATTATCTAAGTTTGAAAATGATGTAAAAAGAATTTATATACGTCAAAATGGTTGGAGAGAGAATGCTCAAAAAATAACAAAGAGATATCTTGACGAAGGATTAAGAGACAGAGGAGTAACTCGAGATTTCAATTGGGGAATTGATGTTCCTTTAGAGGGGTATGAGGATAAAAAGATATACGTTTGGATAGAAGCCGTAATGGGTTACTTAACAGCTAGTATGAAATGTATAAATGAACGTGAAGAAGATTATATGGAATATTGGAATGGTAATGATAGTAGAATTTATTTTGTACATGGAAAAGATAATATTCCATTTCACACAGTAATATTTCCGGCTATATTGTCTGGTTTAGGTATAAAGAATCCGAATATAAGAGAAATATCAAGTGAATATTTAAAATTAGAAGGTAAAAACTTCTCAGCAGTTAAAAACTGGGCTGTATGGGCAGACTACATTTTAGATAATTATAATGTAGATTTAATAAGATATTATTTAATATTAAATGGCCCAGAAGTTAAGGATTCAGATTTTACATGGAAGGGATTTATAACAACAAATAATGTTGATTTAGTTGGCCTTTTTGGAAATCTTATTAATAGGATATTAACTTTTGTGAATAATAATTTTAATGGAGAAATACCTAGTGGTAAAATGGATACAGAGATTAGGAATAAGATATTTAATTTATACTGTGAGGTTGGAGATAAAATAGAAGAAGGCAGATTTAAAAGTGCACTAGAAAGTGTATTTAACATGGTAAGAATGACAAACAAGTTTTTTGATGATGAAAAACCATGGATAACTGTTAAGGATAATAGGGAAAAGTGTACGCAGAGCATATATACATGTATTCAGTTTATAGCTAATTTATCTAATTTAATAGAGCCATTTATGCCATTCGCAGCACAAAAAATCAGGAACTTTTTAGATATAAAGAATGCAGTATGGATGCCTATAGAAATTAAAAGTGGTAAAATTAATAATGTTGAAATTTTATTTGAAAGAATAGATAAAAAAAGGATAGATGAAGAAAAAGATCGTTTATTACATAAAAAATATTAA